A single Rhinolophus ferrumequinum isolate MPI-CBG mRhiFer1 chromosome 12, mRhiFer1_v1.p, whole genome shotgun sequence DNA region contains:
- the SLC46A2 gene encoding thymic stromal cotransporter homolog — MGPETTCPCRGPLPRLHMRTWVEPIVASTQVAGSLFDAGLLLVVKASFGPGAGNSSNHSISPSPRGALEDQQQKAISNFYIIYNLVAGLSPLLSAYGLAWLSDRYHRKISVCVALLGILLCRLGLLFKVLWDWPVEVMYWATALNGLCGGFSAYWSGVIALGSLSSSEGRRSLRLIFIDLILGLAGFCGSMVSGHLFKQLSGHSGQGLVLTACSVSCAAFALFYSLVVLKVPESVATPSKTLPTMDTVSGTTGTYRTLDPDQPDKQSVVGRPLSPGKAKPQKTIIALLFAGAIIYDLAVVGTVEVMPLFVLREPLSWNQVQVGYGMAAGYIIFITSFLGVLVFSRCFQDTSMIMIGMVSFGLGALLLAFVKETYMFYIARVIMLFALIPVTTIRSAMSKLIKDSSYGKVFVVLQLSLTVTWVVTSTLYNELYQLTMEKFVGTCFALSSFLSFVAIIPIGIVAYKQDSWLKCADITEK; from the exons ATGGGCCCCGAGACCACCTGCCCGTGCAGGGGCCCCCTGCCTCGCCTCCACATGAGGACCTGGGTTGAGCCAATAGTGGCCTCCACCCAGGTGGCCGGCTCCCTCTTCGACGCGGGGCTCCTCCTGGTAGTAAAAGCGTCCTTCGGGCCTGGGGCCGGAAACTCCTCCAACCACAGCATCAGCCCGTCACCACGGGGGGCTCTGGAGGACCAACAGCAGAAAGCCATCTCCAATTTCTACATAATCTACAACCTCGTGGCAGGCTTGTCGCCCCTGCTGTCTGCCTACGGCCTGGCCTGGCTCAGTGACCGTTACCACCGCAAGATCTCCGTCTGCGTGGCCCTGCTGGGTATCCTGCTCTGCCGACTCGGGCTGCTGTTCAAGGTGCTGTGGGACTGGCCCGTGGAGGTCATGTACTGGGCCACGGCGCTGAACGGGCTGTGCGGCGGCTTCTCCGCGTACTGGTCAGGCGTTATAGCCCTGGGATCCCTCAGCTCCTCTGAAGGCCGCCGCTCCCTACGCCTCATCTTTATTGACCTGATCCTGGGCTTGGCGGGATTCTGCGGGAGCATGGTCTCCGGGCATCTCTTTAAGCAGTTATCTGGGCATTCTGGACAGGGCCTGGTGCTGACAGCCTGCAGCGTGAGCTGTGCCGCTTTTGCCCTTTTCTACAGCCTCGTGGTCCTGAAGGTACCGGAGTCGGTGGCCACGCCCAGCAAGACTCTCCCCACCATGGATACAGTGTCTGGCACGACTGGCACATATCGCACCCTGGACCCTGATCAGCCCGACAAGCAGAGTGTGGTGGGGCGCCCTCTATCTCCTGGGAAAGCAAAGCCCCAAAAAACCATTATTGCCCTGCTCTTTGCAGGTGCCATCATCTACGACCTGGCAGTGGTGGGCACAGTGGAAGTGATGCCCCTTTTTGTGCTCAGGGAGCCTCTCAGTTGGAACCAAGTGCAGGTGGGCTATGGTATGGCGGCAGGGTACATCATCTTCATCACCAGTTTTCTGGGCGTCCTGGTCTTCTCCCGCTGCTTCCAGGACACCAGCATGATCATGATTGGGATGGTCTCCTTTGGGTTGGGAGCCCTCCTCCTGGCTTTTGTGAAAGAGACATACATGTTCTACATTG CTCGAGTCATCATGCTGTTTGCTCTCATCCCTGTCACAACCATCCGGTCAGCAATGTCCAAACTCATAAAGGACTCCTCTTACG GAAAGGTGTTTGTCGTCCTGCAGCTGTCCCTGACAGTGACGTGGGTGGTGACATCTACACTGTATAACGAGCTCTATCAGCTCACCATGGAAAAGTTCGTCGGGACCTGCtttgctctctcctccttcctctccttcgtGGCCATCATCCCAATTGG CATTGTGGCCTATAAACAAGACTCATGGTTGAAATGTGCAGAcatcacagagaaatga